In the Helianthus annuus cultivar XRQ/B chromosome 11, HanXRQr2.0-SUNRISE, whole genome shotgun sequence genome, one interval contains:
- the LOC110944099 gene encoding uncharacterized protein LOC110944099, with product MIPEHTNTQHNARKPETTSSSTETTKQSDDWERLDAIVLQWIYSTISNDLLHTIINKTATAYDAWVSIENLFHNNKSARAIHLMQKFSNTRLDGFPNVSAYCQELKVLADQLANVNAPVDSDRLVLQLITGLNEEYDGIATILQQQDPLPSFYTARSKIIQAESRKAEQALHASKAAGSALTATTQRATSSDMNRQDD from the exons ATGATTCCCGAACACACTAACACACAACATAATGCAAG AAAACCGGAAACCACTTCTTCTTCCACCGAAACCACCAAACAGTCGGACGATTGGGAGCGGCTGGATGCCATTGTCCTACAATGGATATACAGCACGATCTCAAACGATCTCTTACACACCATCATTAACAAAACTGCCACTGCATACGACGCCTGGGTTTCCATCGAAAATCTTTTTCATAACAACAAGAGCGCTCGTGCGATTCATCTCATGCAGAAATTTTCCAACACTAGACTTGACGGCTTCCCGAACGTGTCCGCCTACTGCCAAGAACTCAAAGTCTTGGCCGATCAGCTTGCCAACGTTAATGCTCCTGTGGACAGTGACCGCCTTGTGCTTCAGTTAATCACTGGTTTGAATGAAGAATATGATGGTATCGCCACCATCTTACAACAACAGGACCCATTGCCGTCTTTCTACACTGCTCGTTCCAAAATCATTCAAGCCGAAAGCCGTAAAGCCGAACAAGCTTTACATGCTTCCAAAGCGGCTGGTTCGGCTCTCACCGCCACCACACAGCGTGCGACATCATCTGATATGAACCGGCAAGATGACTGA
- the LOC110942135 gene encoding uncharacterized protein LOC110942135 isoform X2: MQTSHFNSKSKLSKHPFQDSQYPHHKPSPDHPTGSGSLTPHIKKVFLEGYVHEEELVRAKSLTDDDLEELKGCLDLGFGFNYDEIPELCNTLPALELCYSMSRKFLDQQQKSPESSSAVSEGVSPVGGKASWKISSPDFFCRR; encoded by the coding sequence ATGCAAACCTCTCATTTCAACTCAAAATCAAAACTTTCCAAACACCCATTTCAAGATTCACAATACCCACATCATAAACCATCACCGGATCACCCAACCGGATCCGGGTCATTGACCCCCCATATCAAGAAAGTGTTTCTTGAAGGGTATGTTCATGAAGAAGAGCTTGTGAGAGCCAAGAGTTTGACTGATGATGACCTTGAAGAACTTAAAGGCTGTTTAGATTTGGGATTTGGGTTCAATTATGATGAGATTCCGGAGTTGTGTAACACTTTGCCGGCGTTGGAGTTGTGTTATTCGATGAGCCGGAAGTTTCTTGATCAGCAGCAGAAGTCGCCGGAAAGTTCGTCGGCGGTGAGTGAGGGGGTGTCGCCGGTGGGTGGGAAAGCTAGTTGGAAGATTTCTAGTCCTG